Proteins encoded together in one Ciona intestinalis chromosome 1, KH, whole genome shotgun sequence window:
- the LOC100185082 gene encoding solute carrier family 25 member 51 has translation MTQQGEVTAQSQSSNNNRYILPVKMPQSENSSSLIGQTEMMVTTSDADTFKHFTCGAGSSLINVIITFPVNKLMFRQQLYGFRTPKALGQLWREGFVNLYRGLLPPLVQKSSSTAIMFGLYNHFHHVLVNDFNFSLFNATLVASMCAGTCEATLVPFERIQTLLLDPKHHNTFRNSYHAFSSLYVNYSMKEYFRGTTAVLYRNGPSSVIFFTLRHPIKNRLPDADKSSVQNSINDFISGAMIGAMCSTIFYPVNVVKARMQSKLGGDFPSFYSTLKIVFSERNYKVRKLYRGMHINFGRSLLSWGIINAAYEFLMEVFYKSK, from the exons ATGACCCAGCAAGGTGAAGTTACCGCACAAAGTCAGTCTTCCAACAACAACAG ataCATCCTCCCTGTGAAAATGCCTCAATCTGAAAATTCGTCGAGTTTAATTGGACAAACAGAAATGATGGTCACGACATCTGATGCTGATACTTTTAAACACTTCACATGTGGCGCTGGTTCTTCCTTAATCAACGTTATCATTACTTTTCCTGTCAATAAGCTCATGTTTCGCCAACAGTTGTACGGGTTTCGAACTCCCAAAGCACTTGGCCAACTATGGAGAGAAGGGTTTGTGAATCTGTATAGAGGTTTGTTGCCACCTCTGGTACAGAAGTCTTCTTCTACTGCAATCATGTTTGGACTTTACAACCACTTTCATCATGTATTAGTGAACGATTTTaactttagtttgtttaatgCAACATTGGTGGCATCTATGTGTGCTGGTACTTGCGAGGCTACTTTGGTTCCATTTGAAAGAATACAGACTCTACTTTTGGATCCAAAGCACCATAATACATTCAGGAATTCATACCATGCATTCTCATCACTATATGTCAACTATTCAATGAAGGAATACTTCAGGGGAACTACAGCTGTCTTGTATCGCAACGGACCCTCAAGTGTTATTTTCTTCACATTACGACACCCCATAAAAAATCGGTTACCAGACGCTGACAAGAGTTCAGTCCAAAACTCCATCAATGACTTTATAAGTGGAGCTATGATCGGGGCAATGTGTAGCACCATATTTTACCCAGTGAACGTTGTAAAAGCGAGAATGCAGTCAAAGTTAGGTGGAGATTTTCCCTCCTTTTATTCAACCTTAAAAATAGTCTTCAGCGAGAGGAATTACAAAGTAAGAAAGTTGTACCGAGGCATGCATATTAATTTTGGCCGGTCTTTGCTCTCATGGGGAATAATTAACGCAGCCTATGAGTTTTTAATGGAAGTTTTTTACAAATCAAAATGA
- the LOC100184319 gene encoding cytochrome P450 2C31-like: MASNIALELCKGLYTWTSVAVIAVSLFYIWWRRPHNFPPGPRGLPLIGVLPFLGRFPGEVFKKWSLEYGPVMSIRMGRSDVVVVNTGDSFREAFVEQGANTSGRPPDIMFAQVTGDKGLVFKDYSANFKATKKWILRTLSQYGLGRRGMEEKIQEEADCLAGYLRTKVGKPVDFKLSLYCLTSNVVSLIMSGRRYDYEDEEHQKRLELIHLIFGDPNDAPKLLLIDLFPALKYLPVFKTANDKLRSRMKAVLGFTRSNIEEHKKTFEKDDIRDFIDTFLAEMKFGNETSRDNFTEDELNVLFRDFFLAGSETTSTNILWILLLLVHYPEHTAKVIKEIDTIIGPNASASSTTHSSQMPFTCAFIQESMRYRTSVPLGAQHYCQKTFQLNGYTIPKGTLIYPNIWGVHNDPKSWPNPSKFDPYRHIDEKGNYRNSSNVIPFLIGPRNCVGEALARQEIFIFLVKILQKFEVKPVPGKTPSIADGVNSVVFSPHSFNLILQER, translated from the exons ATGGCGAGTAATATAGCTTTGGAGTTGTGTAAAGGCTTGTATACATGGACAAGCGTGGCTGTCATAgctgtttctttgttttatatttggtgGCGACGACCGCATAACTTTCCACCTGGGCCTAGAGGGTTACCTTTAATTGGTGTCTTGCCTTTCCTTGGCCGGTTCCCTGGAGAAGTATTTAAGAAGTGGAGCCTCGAATACGGCCCAGTGATGTCCATTAGGATGGGTAGAAGTGACGTAGTGGTTGTCAACACTGGAGACAGTTTTAGAGAG GCTTTTGTAGAACAAGGAGCTAACACAAGTGGTCGACCCCCTGATATTATGTTCGCTCAAGTAACTGGAGACAAGGGACTTGTGTTCAAAGATTATTCGGCAAACtttaaagcaacaaaaaaGTGGATTTTACGAACTTTATCAca ATACGGTTTAGGAAGAAGGGGAAtggaagaaaaaatacaaGAGGAGGCTGATTGTCTTGCTGGCTATCTAAGGACAAAAGTTGGGAAACCCGTCGACTTTAAG TTAAGCCTGTACTGCCTTACATCAAACGTTGTGAGTCTTATAATGAGCGGACGTCGGTACGATTACGAGGACGAGGAACACCAGAAGCGGCTGGAGCTAATACATCTTAT atTCGGCGACCCAAACGATGCGCCAAAACTTTTGCTCATCGATCTTTTCCCAGCTTTGAAATATCTTCCCGTATTCAAAACAGCTAACGATAAACTGCGCAGCCGAATGAAAGCTGTTTTAG GTTTTACTCGAAGCAATATAGAGGAACATAAGAAGACATTCGAGAAAGACGACATTAGAGATTTTATCGATACGTTTCTTGCTGAAATGAAATTTGGCAACGAAACTTCAAGAGACAACTTTACA GAAGACGAgttgaatgttttgtttcgtgACTTTTTCCTTGCTGGCTCAGAGACAACAAGCACCAACATATTGTGGATTCTATTACTGCTTGTTCACTATCCTGAACATACTGCAAAAGTGATTAAAGAAATAGACACCATCATAG GACCAAATGCATCCGCCAGTTCCACAACGCATAGCTCACAAATGCCATTTACTTGCGCATTCATCCAGGAGTCCATGAGGTATCGCACAAGTGTGCCACTAGGCGCCCAGCACTATTGTCAGAAAACTTTTCAGTTGAACGGCTACACAATACCGAAAGGAACACTG ATATACCCAAATATATGGGGCGTCCACAACGATCCTAAATCTTGGCCAAACCCATCAAAGTTTGACCCGTACAGACACATTGACGAAAAGGGGAATTACAGGAATTCAAGCAACGTAATTCCATTCTTGATTGGACCTCGTAATTGCGTGGGAGAAGCTTTGGCTCGACAggagatttttatatttttggtaaaaattctCCAAAAGTTTGAAGTCAAACCGGTGCCTGGTAAAACGCCTTCAATAGCTGATGGCGTCAACAGTGTGGTTTTCAGTCCCCACAGTTTCAACCTTATACTGCAAGAACGCTAA
- the LOC100187471 gene encoding exosome complex exonuclease RRP44, which translates to MLKSKVIMVKTRSGKILKIVREHYLRDDIDNGLFGGKLDQHPELQNDLVSSEHFLIPDTNVVLHQMDVLEHSCIMNVIMLQTVLHEVKHRSSPVYKRIKSLCANPDKKFFVFTNEHCIDTYSARVKGESTNDMNDRLIRIAAKYYDKCLKDRNQTAVLVTNDRANCALAKKEGLDALTIEQYVKNIVGYPELLDKLAKADEAIEVDKSISYPEHLKLSQVQAGVKSGKFFQGKLGISRENYLEGKIITHGEDGKEILIQGRLNLNRAVHEDVVAVEMLPEDQWSNPSGVILDVTVQPGAEITDSEKKKSSGVPTGKVVGIIKRSWRPYCGILESFGSPEMTRHLFTPAEKRIPRIRIETRQAKTLIGQRIVVAIDSWPRFSKYPQGHFVKALGSVGDKDTENEVLLLEHDVAHEPFSQAVLNCLPPSDWSIPKEEFAVREDFRDLPICSVDPPGCTDIDDCLHHKDLGDGTVEVGVHIADVTHFIRPGTPIDNEAATRGTSVYLCDKRIDMVPELLSSNLCSLRDDGDRLAFSCIWIMKPNAEIVSTRFCKSVIRSKSSMTYAQAQMQIDDKTAKDPVTMGLRGLNKLAKILKHDRIEKGALSLSSPEVRFHVDSETHDPIDLQNKELRDTNSMVEEFMLLANCSVAKKIQQEFPECAVLRRHPEPPQSNFDVFLNAAKSRGLELNAATSRDLAVSLDRTEEPKEGIHSYISTLLRILATRCMMQAVYFCSGLESDFRHYGLAAPIYTHFTSPIRRYSDIMVHRLLAASIGADKTFSELLNKTEIQNVCKNLNFRHRMAQYAQRASVGLHTQLFFRSKVVHESGYVIFVRKNAVQVLIPKYGLEGTVFMDRDFEGNTTVNADDLKYIEDKCEITVRGVKLCVFDEVTVQISHDATNVQHQRINLKLVHPKINGISIPSSV; encoded by the coding sequence ATGCTGAAATCAAAAGTTATAATGGTAAAGACCAGGTCTGGAAAGATACTTAAAATTGTGCGCGAGCATTATCTAAGAGATGACATTGATAATGGTTTGTTTGGAGGCAAGTTAGACCAACACCCTGAGCTGCAAAACGATCTTGTTTCATCAGAGCACTTTTTAATCCCAGATACCAATGTTGTGCTACATCAGATGGATGTTCTTGAACATAGTTGTATTATGAATGTGATCATGCTACAAACTGTGTTGCACGAGGTGAAGCACAGATCTTCCCCTGTTTATAAGAGGATCAAGTCATTGTGTGCAAACCcagataaaaagttttttgttttcaccAACGAACATTGCATTGACACTTACAGTGCTCGTGTGAAAGGAGAATCCACGAATGACATGAACGACAGGCTGATTAGAATTGCTGCTAAGTATTATGATAAATGTTTAAAGGATCGTAACCAGACTGCTGTTCTGGTCACAAATGACAGAGCTAACTGTGCATTGGCAAAGAAGGAAGGGTTAGATGCTCTTACTATTGAGCAGTATGTAAAGAATATTGTTGGGTATCCAGAACTTCTGGATAAATTAGCTAAGGCTGATGAAGCTATTGAAGTCGACAAGTCTATCTCTTACCCTGAGCATTTGAAACTCTCACAGGTTCAAGCTGGGGTGAAATCTGGGAAGTTTTTTCAAGGCAAGCTTGGAATAAGTAGAGAGAACTATCTGGAAGGAAAGATTATCACACATGGTGAGGATGGGAAGGAAATTCTTATTCAAGGTCGTCTTAATTTGAACCGTGCAGTTCATGAAGATGTGGTTGCCGTAGAGATGCTGCCTGAGGATCAATGGTCAAATCCTAGCGGGGTGATACTGGATGTTACTGTGCAGCCTGGGGCAGAAATTACTGATTCAGAGAAGAAGAAATCATCGGGTGTTCCTACTGGTAAAGTGGTTGGTATAATTAAGAGAAGTTGGAGACCTTACTGTGGGATCTTGGAAAGCTTTGGCAGCCCAGAGATGACAAGGCATTTGTTTACACCAGCGGAAAAAAGGATTCCTAGAATTAGGATTGAGACGAGGCAAGCAAAGACTTTGATTGGACAAAGAATTGTAGTCGCTATAGACTCGTGGCCGCGGTTTTCAAAATACCCACAAGGCCACTTTGTTAAAGCTTTGGGTAGTGTAGGTGACAAAGACACTGAAAATGAGGTTTTGTTGCTTGAGCACGATGTGGCACATGAACCTTTCTCCCAAGCTGTGCTTAACTGTCTGCCTCCTTCTGATTGGTCAATACCAAAGGAAGAGTTTGCAGTTCGTGAAGATTTTCGTGACCTTCCAATTTGTAGTGTTGACCCCCCAGGTtgtacagatattgatgaTTGTTTACATCACAAAGACCTTGGTGATGGCACAGTAGAAGTGGGAGTTCATATTGCAGATGTCACTCACTTTATAAGACCAGGAACTCCCATTGATAATGAAGCAGCAACCAGAGGTACTTCAGTTTACCTCTGTGATAAACGTATAGACATGGTTCCAGAGCTTCTGTCATCTAACTTGTGTTCCCTTCGTGACGATGGGGACAGATTGGCGTTCTCGTGCATTTGGATCATGAAGCCAAATGCTGAGATTGTGAGTACTCGCTTTTGTAAATCTGTCATCCGGTCAAAATCGTCAATGACATATGCGCAAGCCCAGATGCAAATTGATGACAAGACAGCTAAAGATCCTGTAACGATGGGACTTAGAGGGTTAAACAAGTTGGCAAAAATATTGAAGCATGACCGGATCGAAAAAGGTGCTTTATCTCTTTCATCCCCAGAAGTTCGTTTTCATGTTGATAGTGAAACTCATGACCCAATAGATTTGCAGAACAAAGAACTGAGAGATACTAATTCCATGGTAGAGGAGTTTATGTTGCTTGCTAACTGCTCGGTGGCCAAGAAAATCCAGCAAGAGTTCCCAGAATGCGCTGTGCTGCGCCGTCACCCTGAACCTCCACAGTCAAACTTTGATGTTTTTCTTAATGCTGCTAAAAGTAGAGGCCTTGAACTGAATGCTGCAACATCCAGGGACCTTGCTGTCTCTCTCGACCGAACAGAAGAACCAAAAGAAGGAATCCATTCTTACATTTCCACACTGCTGCGAATTCTAGCCACTCGGTGCATGATGCAAGCTGTATATTTCTGCAGTGGTTTGGAATCAGATTTTCGACATTACGGCCTCGCTGCACCAATATACACCCACTTTACATCTCCAATTCGTCGTTACTCTGACATCATGGTTCACAGACTACTCGCTGCAAGCATAGGAGCTGACAAAACATTTTCagaacttttaaacaaaacagaaatccaaaatgtttgtaaaaacttGAACTTTCGGCACCGTATGGCACAATATGCACAGCGCGCGTCTGTGGGATTACACACGCAGTTATTCTTTCGTAGCAAAGTAGTTCACGAAAGCGGTTACGTTATCTTTGTCCGTAAAAACGCAGTACAAGTTCTAATACCAAAGTATGGCCTTGAAGGGACGGTTTTCATGGATAGAGATTTTGAAGGAAACACCACAGTTAATGCTGATGACTTGAAGTATATTGAGGATAAATGTGAAATTACTGTGCGTGGAGTTAAGCTGTGTGTCTTTGATGAAGTTACAGTTCAAATATCTCATGACGCAACTAATGTACAACACCAGAGGATAAACTTAAAACTTGTGCACCCGAAAATAAATGGAATAAGTATTCCAAGTTCTGTCTAA
- the LOC100177327 gene encoding nucleoporin SEH1-like: MDSTKDYLAKKLNSDHQDLIHDISFDLFGKRFATCSSDQCVQVWDLDENGDWQKTACWKTHSGSVWKVTWAHPQFGQVLATCSFDKTACIWEERVVENASNKVEHIWVNKANLVDSRSFVKDVKFAPKHLGLQLATCSEKGVVRIYEAPDEMNLTQWSMQDQVECKISCSCISWNPSTYRYHSPMIAVGSDDSNSSSGGKVFILQYNDTVRDWIKISTIMIITDPVSDVSFAPNPALKYHRLAVASKDLHIFHLKPMNEDNDPNYDIQNTSYEHNLQEVAVLPDHRCEVTGLSWNETGTGLISAGVDGQIFLWKANYLGIWKKIGSLKGEIASPAEPQTFPQNNSLTAVAINNRINFRRFTQGRPPPPVRPLAPKFAGAYY, encoded by the exons ATGGATAGTACCAAGGATTATTTagcaaaaaaacttaattctGACCACCAAGATTTAATTCATGACATTTCATTTGATTTATTTGGCAAAAGATTTGCAACGTGTTCAAGTGACCAATGTGTACAG GTTTGGGATTTAGATGAAAATGGAGATTGGCAGAAAACTGCTTGTTGGAAGACACATAGCGGATCAGTATGGAAAGTAACATGGGCACACCCACAGTTTGGACAAGTATTGGCTACTTGTTCGTTTGATAAGACTGCTTGTATATGGGAGGAAAGAG ttgttGAAAATGCCTCAAACAAAGTTGAACATATATGG GTAAACAAAGCAAACCTTGTTGACAGCAGAAGTTTCGTTAAAGATGTCAAGTTTGCCCCAAAGCATTTAGGTCTTCAACTG GCTACCTGCTCAGAGAAAGGAGTTGTTCGAATATATGAAGCTCCTGATGAGATGAATCTAACACAGTGGTCGATGCAGGACCAAGTGGAATGTAAAATATCATGCTCATGTATTTCATGGAACCCatccac GTACAGATACCACAGCCCTATGATAGCAGTTGGTAGTGATGATTCAAATTCTTCAAGTGGAggaaaagtttttattcttCAGTATAACGACACTGTAAG GGATTGGATTAAGATTTCCACCATAATGATTATAACTGACCCAGTTAGTGACGTCTCATTTGCTCCAAACCCTGCGTTAAAATATCACAGATTAGCTGTTGCTTCAAAGGATCTTCATATTTTCCATCTTAAACCAATGAA TGAGGACAATGATCCGAACTATGACATACAGAATACTTCTTATGAACATAACTTACAAGAAGTTGCTGTACTGCCAGACCATCGCTGTGAG GTAACTGGATTGTCGTGGAATGAAACCGGCACTGGACTTATATCTGCTGGTGTAGATGGGCAAATATTCTTATGGAAAG CAAACTACCTCGGCATCTGGAAAAAAATTGGTTCGCTGAAAGGTGAAATTGCCTCGCCTGCCGAACCGCAAACGTTTCCCCAAAACAACTCCCTTACAGCAGTTGCAATCAACAACAG aataaatTTCCGAAGGTTCACTCAAGGACGACCTCCCCCTCCTGTGAGACCTCTAGCACCAAAATTTGCGGGAgcttattattaa